Proteins encoded in a region of the Zea mays cultivar B73 chromosome 4, Zm-B73-REFERENCE-NAM-5.0, whole genome shotgun sequence genome:
- the LOC103504718 gene encoding protein TONSOKU isoform X2, whose product MARGGGGRSKKEDEEELRGAKRGYKEASAEGNREEEARWANVIGDIYKRRCEYVEALRWLRADYEVSVKHLPQRHLLPSCQSLGEVYLRLGRFSEALTYQKKHLQLAKESDDLVEQQRATTQLGRTYHEILLRSENDHSAIRNAKKYFKSSMKLARILKERSPSQKSDFLKELIDAYNNMGMLELELDNFEEAEKLLIQGLKICDDEEVDSYDDARTRLHHNLGNVYTELQNWKKARGHIEKDIEICRKIRHLQGEAKGFINLGELHYRVQKYDNAKLCYNKALEVARSLEDEDALIEQIHQNIETVTKAVEVFEQLKEDELKLKKLIRDTSNARGTSKERKLLLDQHAWLDSLIEKARMICAWQKHKEFSKGKKRVANELRDKEKLSDSLLSIGESYQKLRNFSKARKWYMKSWNIYRSIGNLEGQALAKVNIGNVLDSCGDWAGALQAYEEGYRIAVEADLPNVQLSALENMHYSHMVRFDNIEEAKKMQEKIDNLKQTLNQCEARDTVSDYCSETDTEGGCTSDNTLDAQNDHGQAANNYEEPDDDVTLASLVQRSGSSSKIKVPKIRNSSKKFDELCDVTEDIHNSSKKVDELGDMAEGTRAVLSRSRSDHSVGRKRVRVILSDDESDENHENVQFKKTSTSPADSMSVSDHGASSSRNQDTLQVNQTRDAPYPAEESICSFKSSSPIDHAFEGIGLGASSAGKGPTSKSAASFSKLSTPGSNSLNESQNAVGSQSKDADNHFWAFRIGGHLVYLDGRACVHEGAFSIDSLKVEVACVYYLQISDEKRAKGLLPIIGELKFRGKVLEDAVSIYYDDQLASEQKCVDVVIDDWVPKQLMKLYVDFCMKSLEAPNKKLLTKLYNLEVSEDEIIVSDCGLQDMSIVPFLDALRSHKTIAVLDLSHNLLGNQTVERLQHIFASSSHTYGGLTLDLHCNRLGPTALFQICECAVLTDRLEVLNLSGNRLTDACSSYLFTILKKCKALYSLNVEQCSITSRTVQKMTDALHEESVLSHLSLGKNNPISSNTMLNLLSKLASLTRFSELSLTGIKLNKLMVDKLCLLAQSSCLSGLLLGGTSIGPVETTRLTEALSCTSQDFLRLELSNCGLTTPDFTQICTNLSRINILELNLGGNPINLEGCDAVQRMLVNPQCSIRSLSLDKCNLGLAGIVRVIQSLPENSQLEELRVSKNTNLALETTTKYDEDMQEVSTASEQKQCNDPETTNDIAPGNIDFANMQVPDSEDEADNDAHRARSGSRRSCASSSQKNSYSSCQMIEELAKALISAKQLMVLDLSCNGLSEEAVQSLYSAWASVPRGDGMARKHVNKEVVHFSVDGMRCCGLKPCCRRDLQM is encoded by the exons atggcgcgcggcggcggggggcggtcgaagaaggaggatgaggaggagctgcGGGGGGCGAAGCGCGGTTACAAGGAGGCGTCGGCGGAGGGTAATCGGGAGGAGGAGGCGCGCTGGGCTAACGTCATCGGCGACATCTACAAGCGCCGCTgcgagtacgtcgaggccctccgGTGGCTTCGGGCGGACTACGAGGTCTCCGTAAAGCACCTCCCGCAGCGGCACCTCCTCCCCTCCTGTCAGTCGCTCGGCGAGGTCTACCTCCGCCTCGGCCGCTTCTCGGAGGCGCTCACCTACCAG AAGAAGCATCTACAGCTCGCAAAGGAGTCTGATGACCTTGTTGAGCAGCAGCGAGCTACCACACAGCTTGGGAGAACATACCATGAAATCCTTCTAAGATCTGAAAATGACCATAGTGCCATAAGGAATGCAAAAAAGTActttaaatcttcgatgaagctgGCAAGGATTCTAAAGGAGAGATCCCCTTCCCAAAAGTCGGACTTTCTAAAAGAACTTATTGATGCGTACAATAATATGGGCATGCTTGAGCTGGAACTTGATAATTTTGAAGAAGCTGAGAAACTACTTATCCAGGGCCTGAAGATATGCGACGACGAAGAGGTAGATTCGTATGATGATGCTCGCACTAGGCTCCATCATAATCTCGGAAATGTTTATACTGAACTACAGAATTGGAAAAAAGCCAGGGGGCACATTGAGAAGGACATAGAGATATGTAGAAAAAtacgccatcttcaaggtgaggcAAAAGGATTCATAAATCTGGGGGAGTTACATTATCGAGTTCAGAAGTATGACAATGCAAAACTTTGTTACAATAAAGCTCTTGAAGTAGCAAGATCCTTGGAAGATGAGGATGCTCTAATTGAACAAATTCACCAGAATATTGAAACTGTTACGAAAGCAGTTGAAGTATTTGAGCAGTTGAAGGAGGATGAACTGAAGCTAAAAAAACTTATCCGGGACACTTCTAATGCTCGTGGAACATCTAAAGAGAGAAAACTCCTACTTGATCAGCATGCATGGCTGGATAGTCTTATTGAGAAGGCCAGGATGATATGTGCATGGCAAAAA CACAAGGAATTCTCAAAAGGGAAAAAAAGGGTAGCAAATGAACTTCGCGATAAGGAAAAGTTGAGTGATTCTCTTCTGTCGATAGGAGAATCATACCAAAAGCTTAGAAACTTCAGTAAAGCTCGTAAGTGGTACATGAAAAGTTGGAACATATATCGGTCGATAGGGAACTTAGAG GGACAAGCATTAGCGAAAGTGAACATTGGCAATGTTCTTGATTCTTGTGGCGactgggctggtgcattgcaagCTTACGAAGAAGGCTACCG GATTGCTGTGGAAGCAGACCTACCTAATGTGCAACTTTCTGCCCTCGAGAACATGCATTACAGTCATATGGTCAGATTTGATAATATCGAAGAAGCCAA GAAAATGCAGGAAAAAATAGACAATCTGAAGCAAACACTGAATCAATGTGAAGCAAGGGATACTGTTAGTGACTACTGCTCAGAAACTGACACTGAAGGTGGTTGCACATCTGATAACACGCTTGATGCTCAGAATGACCATGGACAGGCTGCAAATAACTACGAGGAACCTGATGATGATGTTACGCTTGCTTCACTCGTTCAGAGGAGTGGGAGCTCATCCAAGATTAAGGTACCCAAGATACGGAATTCTTCTAAGAAGTTTGATGAACTATGTGATGTGACTGAAGACATACATAATTCTTCTAAGAAGGTTGATGAACTAGGTGATATGGCTGAAGGCACTAGGGCAGTTTTAAGTAGATCACGTTCTGATCACTCTGTTGGCAGAAAACGTGTCCGTGTGATCTTATCAGATGATGAATCCGACGAGAATCATGAAAACGTTCAGTTTAAAAAGACATCAACTAGTCCTGCAGATAGTATGTCAGTCTCAG ACCATGGAGCAAGCAGCAGCAGAAACCAG GATACTTTACAAGTTAATCAAACAAGGGATGCACCCTATCCAGCTGAGGAGAGCATTTGTTCATTCAAATCAAGTAGTCCTATTGATCATGCTTTTGAAGGCATAGGATTAGGTGCTTCCAGTGCAGGAAAGGGACCAACCTCCAAATCAGCAGCAAGTTTTTCCAAGCTCAGTACACCTGGCTCAAACAGTCTGAATGAAAGCCAAAATGCTGTTGGTTCTCAATCCAAAGATGCTGATAAT CACTTCTGGGCCTTCAGAATCGGCGGCCATCTGGTTTACTTGGATGGACGTGCTTGTGTACATGAAGGTGCTTTTAGCATTGACTCTCTCAAAGTTGAAGTAGCATGTGTATATTATCTTCAGATTTCTGATGAAAAAAGGGCCAAAG GTCTATTGCCTATCATTGGGGAGCTAAAGTTTCGTGGGAAGGTATTGGAAGATGCGGTATCCATATATTATGATGATCAGCTCGCTTCTGAACAGAAGTGTGTTGATGTTGTTATTGATG ATTGGGTGCCAAAGCAGCTGATGAAGTTGTATGTTGATTTCTGCATGAAGTCATTAGAAGCACCCAATAAGAAGCTGCTGACGAAACTATATAATCTTGAG GTCTCCGAAGATGAAATCATTGTTTCTGATTGCGGACTGCAGGATATGTCAATTGTCCCCTTTCTTGATGCCCTAAGATCTCACAAAACAATAGCAGTTTTGGATCTTTCTCATAATTTACTAG GAAATCAAACAGTTGAAAGACTTCAGCATATATTTGCTTCATCAAGTCACACATATGGTGGCTTGACTCTGGATTTACATTGTAATCGATTGGGTCCAACTGCTTTATTTCAG ATATGTGAGTGCGCTGTTTTGACTGATCGATTGGAAGTACTTAATCTATCTGGGAATCGCCTCACTGATGCATGCAGTTCTTACCTATTCACAATCCTGAAAAAGTGCAAAG CACTTTATAGCTTGAATGTCGAGCAGTGTTCTATCACGTCAAGAACTGTTCAGAAGATGACAGATGCACTCCATGAAGAGTCTGTCCTTTCACATCTCTCATTAG GAAAGAACAACCCAATTTCTAGCAATACAATGCTTAACCTTCTATCCAAACTTGCATCTCTCACAAG GTTTTCAGAACTAAGCCTGACTGGTATAAAACTGAATAAGTTAATGGTTGATAAGTTGTGCCTCCTTGCACAATCCTCGTGCCTATCAGGACTTCTGCTAGGTGGAACTTCCATTGGACCG GTGGAGACAACTAGGCTTACTGAGGCATTGTCTTGTACATCTCAAGATTTCCTAAGGTTGGAGTTGTCTAATTGTGGGCTCACAACACCTGATTTCACACAAATCTGTACAAATCTCTCCCGGATCAATATTCTTGAGTTAAAccttggaggaaatccaattaacCTGGAG GGATGTGATGCTGTACAGCGAATGCTTGTAAATCCCCAATGCAGTATTAGATCTCTCAGCCTTGACAAATGCAATCTTGGACTTGCTGGAATTGTCCGTGTCATTCAATCATTACCAG AAAACAGCCAATTAGAGGAGCTGCGCGTGTCTAAGAACACCAACTTGGCGTTGGAGACAACAACAAAGTATGACGAAGACATGCAGGAAGTATCAACAGCTTCTGAGCAAAAGCAATGTAATGACCCTGAAACAACGAATGATATAGCTCCAGGGAACATAGATTTTGCGAACATGCAGGTTCCAGACAGTGAAGATGAAGCAGATAATGATGCCCACCGTGCCAGATCTGGTTCACGCAGGAGCTGTGCAAGTTCATCGCAGAAAAACTCTTACTCTTCTTGTCAGATGATTGAAGAACTGGCGAAGGCCCTTATTTCAGCAAAGCAGTTGATGGTGCTTGATCTTAGCTGCAATGGTTTGTCGGAGGAGGCAGTCCAGTCACTGTATTCTGCTTGGGCGTCTGTTCCGAGAGGCGATGGAATGGCTCGGAAACATGTAAATAAGGAGGTGGTCCACTTTTCAGTGGATGGTATGAGGTGCTGCGGCCTAAAACCCTGCTGCAGAAGAGACCTGCAAATGTGA
- the LOC103504718 gene encoding protein TONSOKU isoform X6 has translation MARGGGGRSKKEDEEELRGAKRGYKEASAEGNREEEARWANVIGDIYKRRCEYVEALRWLRADYEVSVKHLPQRHLLPSCQSLGEVYLRLGRFSEALTYQKKHLQLAKESDDLVEQQRATTQLGRTYHEILLRSENDHSAIRNAKKYFKSSMKLARILKERSPSQKSDFLKELIDAYNNMGMLELELDNFEEAEKLLIQGLKICDDEEVDSYDDARTRLHHNLGNVYTELQNWKKARGHIEKDIEICRKIRHLQGEAKGFINLGELHYRVQKYDNAKLCYNKALEVARSLEDEDALIEQIHQNIETVTKAVEVFEQLKEDELKLKKLIRDTSNARGTSKERKLLLDQHAWLDSLIEKARMICAWQKGQALAKVNIGNVLDSCGDWAGALQAYEEGYRIAVEADLPNVQLSALENMHYSHMVRFDNIEEAKKMQEKIDNLKQTLNQCEARDTVSDYCSETDTEGGCTSDNTLDAQNDHGQAANNYEEPDDDVTLASLVQRSGSSSKIKVPKIRNSSKKFDELCDVTEDIHNSSKKVDELGDMAEGTRAVLSRSRSDHSVGRKRVRVILSDDESDENHENVQFKKTSTSPADSMSVSDHGASSSRNQDTLQVNQTRDAPYPAEESICSFKSSSPIDHAFEGIGLGASSAGKGPTSKSAASFSKLSTPGSNSLNESQNAVGSQSKDADNHFWAFRIGGHLVYLDGRACVHEGAFSIDSLKVEVACVYYLQISDEKRAKGLLPIIGELKFRGKVLEDAVSIYYDDQLASEQKCVDVVIDDWVPKQLMKLYVDFCMKSLEAPNKKLLTKLYNLEVSEDEIIVSDCGLQDMSIVPFLDALRSHKTIAVLDLSHNLLGNQTVERLQHIFASSSHTYGGLTLDLHCNRLGPTALFQICECAVLTDRLEVLNLSGNRLTDACSSYLFTILKKCKALYSLNVEQCSITSRTVQKMTDALHEESVLSHLSLGKNNPISSNTMLNLLSKLASLTRFSELSLTGIKLNKLMVDKLCLLAQSSCLSGLLLGGTSIGPVETTRLTEALSCTSQDFLRLELSNCGLTTPDFTQICTNLSRINILELNLGGNPINLEGCDAVQRMLVNPQCSIRSLSLDKCNLGLAGIVRVIQSLPENSQLEELRVSKNTNLALETTTKYDEDMQEVSTASEQKQCNDPETTNDIAPGNIDFANMQVPDSEDEADNDAHRARSGSRRSCASSSQKNSYSSCQMIEELAKALISAKQLMVLDLSCNGLSEEAVQSLYSAWASVPRGDGMARKHVNKEVVHFSVDGMRCCGLKPCCRRDLQM, from the exons atggcgcgcggcggcggggggcggtcgaagaaggaggatgaggaggagctgcGGGGGGCGAAGCGCGGTTACAAGGAGGCGTCGGCGGAGGGTAATCGGGAGGAGGAGGCGCGCTGGGCTAACGTCATCGGCGACATCTACAAGCGCCGCTgcgagtacgtcgaggccctccgGTGGCTTCGGGCGGACTACGAGGTCTCCGTAAAGCACCTCCCGCAGCGGCACCTCCTCCCCTCCTGTCAGTCGCTCGGCGAGGTCTACCTCCGCCTCGGCCGCTTCTCGGAGGCGCTCACCTACCAG AAGAAGCATCTACAGCTCGCAAAGGAGTCTGATGACCTTGTTGAGCAGCAGCGAGCTACCACACAGCTTGGGAGAACATACCATGAAATCCTTCTAAGATCTGAAAATGACCATAGTGCCATAAGGAATGCAAAAAAGTActttaaatcttcgatgaagctgGCAAGGATTCTAAAGGAGAGATCCCCTTCCCAAAAGTCGGACTTTCTAAAAGAACTTATTGATGCGTACAATAATATGGGCATGCTTGAGCTGGAACTTGATAATTTTGAAGAAGCTGAGAAACTACTTATCCAGGGCCTGAAGATATGCGACGACGAAGAGGTAGATTCGTATGATGATGCTCGCACTAGGCTCCATCATAATCTCGGAAATGTTTATACTGAACTACAGAATTGGAAAAAAGCCAGGGGGCACATTGAGAAGGACATAGAGATATGTAGAAAAAtacgccatcttcaaggtgaggcAAAAGGATTCATAAATCTGGGGGAGTTACATTATCGAGTTCAGAAGTATGACAATGCAAAACTTTGTTACAATAAAGCTCTTGAAGTAGCAAGATCCTTGGAAGATGAGGATGCTCTAATTGAACAAATTCACCAGAATATTGAAACTGTTACGAAAGCAGTTGAAGTATTTGAGCAGTTGAAGGAGGATGAACTGAAGCTAAAAAAACTTATCCGGGACACTTCTAATGCTCGTGGAACATCTAAAGAGAGAAAACTCCTACTTGATCAGCATGCATGGCTGGATAGTCTTATTGAGAAGGCCAGGATGATATGTGCATGGCAAAAA GGACAAGCATTAGCGAAAGTGAACATTGGCAATGTTCTTGATTCTTGTGGCGactgggctggtgcattgcaagCTTACGAAGAAGGCTACCG GATTGCTGTGGAAGCAGACCTACCTAATGTGCAACTTTCTGCCCTCGAGAACATGCATTACAGTCATATGGTCAGATTTGATAATATCGAAGAAGCCAA GAAAATGCAGGAAAAAATAGACAATCTGAAGCAAACACTGAATCAATGTGAAGCAAGGGATACTGTTAGTGACTACTGCTCAGAAACTGACACTGAAGGTGGTTGCACATCTGATAACACGCTTGATGCTCAGAATGACCATGGACAGGCTGCAAATAACTACGAGGAACCTGATGATGATGTTACGCTTGCTTCACTCGTTCAGAGGAGTGGGAGCTCATCCAAGATTAAGGTACCCAAGATACGGAATTCTTCTAAGAAGTTTGATGAACTATGTGATGTGACTGAAGACATACATAATTCTTCTAAGAAGGTTGATGAACTAGGTGATATGGCTGAAGGCACTAGGGCAGTTTTAAGTAGATCACGTTCTGATCACTCTGTTGGCAGAAAACGTGTCCGTGTGATCTTATCAGATGATGAATCCGACGAGAATCATGAAAACGTTCAGTTTAAAAAGACATCAACTAGTCCTGCAGATAGTATGTCAGTCTCAG ACCATGGAGCAAGCAGCAGCAGAAACCAG GATACTTTACAAGTTAATCAAACAAGGGATGCACCCTATCCAGCTGAGGAGAGCATTTGTTCATTCAAATCAAGTAGTCCTATTGATCATGCTTTTGAAGGCATAGGATTAGGTGCTTCCAGTGCAGGAAAGGGACCAACCTCCAAATCAGCAGCAAGTTTTTCCAAGCTCAGTACACCTGGCTCAAACAGTCTGAATGAAAGCCAAAATGCTGTTGGTTCTCAATCCAAAGATGCTGATAAT CACTTCTGGGCCTTCAGAATCGGCGGCCATCTGGTTTACTTGGATGGACGTGCTTGTGTACATGAAGGTGCTTTTAGCATTGACTCTCTCAAAGTTGAAGTAGCATGTGTATATTATCTTCAGATTTCTGATGAAAAAAGGGCCAAAG GTCTATTGCCTATCATTGGGGAGCTAAAGTTTCGTGGGAAGGTATTGGAAGATGCGGTATCCATATATTATGATGATCAGCTCGCTTCTGAACAGAAGTGTGTTGATGTTGTTATTGATG ATTGGGTGCCAAAGCAGCTGATGAAGTTGTATGTTGATTTCTGCATGAAGTCATTAGAAGCACCCAATAAGAAGCTGCTGACGAAACTATATAATCTTGAG GTCTCCGAAGATGAAATCATTGTTTCTGATTGCGGACTGCAGGATATGTCAATTGTCCCCTTTCTTGATGCCCTAAGATCTCACAAAACAATAGCAGTTTTGGATCTTTCTCATAATTTACTAG GAAATCAAACAGTTGAAAGACTTCAGCATATATTTGCTTCATCAAGTCACACATATGGTGGCTTGACTCTGGATTTACATTGTAATCGATTGGGTCCAACTGCTTTATTTCAG ATATGTGAGTGCGCTGTTTTGACTGATCGATTGGAAGTACTTAATCTATCTGGGAATCGCCTCACTGATGCATGCAGTTCTTACCTATTCACAATCCTGAAAAAGTGCAAAG CACTTTATAGCTTGAATGTCGAGCAGTGTTCTATCACGTCAAGAACTGTTCAGAAGATGACAGATGCACTCCATGAAGAGTCTGTCCTTTCACATCTCTCATTAG GAAAGAACAACCCAATTTCTAGCAATACAATGCTTAACCTTCTATCCAAACTTGCATCTCTCACAAG GTTTTCAGAACTAAGCCTGACTGGTATAAAACTGAATAAGTTAATGGTTGATAAGTTGTGCCTCCTTGCACAATCCTCGTGCCTATCAGGACTTCTGCTAGGTGGAACTTCCATTGGACCG GTGGAGACAACTAGGCTTACTGAGGCATTGTCTTGTACATCTCAAGATTTCCTAAGGTTGGAGTTGTCTAATTGTGGGCTCACAACACCTGATTTCACACAAATCTGTACAAATCTCTCCCGGATCAATATTCTTGAGTTAAAccttggaggaaatccaattaacCTGGAG GGATGTGATGCTGTACAGCGAATGCTTGTAAATCCCCAATGCAGTATTAGATCTCTCAGCCTTGACAAATGCAATCTTGGACTTGCTGGAATTGTCCGTGTCATTCAATCATTACCAG AAAACAGCCAATTAGAGGAGCTGCGCGTGTCTAAGAACACCAACTTGGCGTTGGAGACAACAACAAAGTATGACGAAGACATGCAGGAAGTATCAACAGCTTCTGAGCAAAAGCAATGTAATGACCCTGAAACAACGAATGATATAGCTCCAGGGAACATAGATTTTGCGAACATGCAGGTTCCAGACAGTGAAGATGAAGCAGATAATGATGCCCACCGTGCCAGATCTGGTTCACGCAGGAGCTGTGCAAGTTCATCGCAGAAAAACTCTTACTCTTCTTGTCAGATGATTGAAGAACTGGCGAAGGCCCTTATTTCAGCAAAGCAGTTGATGGTGCTTGATCTTAGCTGCAATGGTTTGTCGGAGGAGGCAGTCCAGTCACTGTATTCTGCTTGGGCGTCTGTTCCGAGAGGCGATGGAATGGCTCGGAAACATGTAAATAAGGAGGTGGTCCACTTTTCAGTGGATGGTATGAGGTGCTGCGGCCTAAAACCCTGCTGCAGAAGAGACCTGCAAATGTGA